A single region of the Salvia miltiorrhiza cultivar Shanhuang (shh) chromosome 8, IMPLAD_Smil_shh, whole genome shotgun sequence genome encodes:
- the LOC130999704 gene encoding probable disease resistance protein At1g58602 gives MAEAVVSTALETLRDLLLEEAKFLYGVGDEVKELEFQLKEMKCLLKDADRRRHENETIFNWISEIKDLVYRAEAAIERHAAYQVTSRRKRGLKQLLRRCSCSLEEYKSIHQLGSEISPIKSRLERINKEMLESGIKKSIINNTDEGESSSANNRARKSFPEFEIGDCFVGMKDELKQLLHLLVEDEKHRVISVWGMGGSGKTTIAKKLYNETKTKFDLSAWLCISQQCPSFQSVWKDILKQLEHQNTKDGPKIREDVVANLSEWELKERLCKIQKEKRCLIVFDDLWETSHWDGFKHPFLVQDLQSKILITTREREVAEIGCPVILGLLKEEDALELLKKKAFPHTNIPEFALEENVEKIGKEMVKKCGYLPLGICLLGGVLRKTNSMMEWKLVKEFIYRDEKEIDGVLNLSYESLPYYLKSCFLYMGIFQEDEDIYARDLYRMWIAQGMISYEKIGDKDKTLMEIAEFYLGELASRSIVQVEILDGVAPGRRYFSCKLHDVVRELCLKLGRSEDFGVQSLEYQSGKASSHRKIRHLAIYFRKEVQVEPDELTVTWGEDSSEHLRSLQMFNHIDSGVIVEFPPQGIVDFQKFKLLRDLVMVGFKFEGRKLSKGIASLVHLRRLRLERCEFDTLPPAIRNLVYMYTLQLTDSRNVGVPNVFKEMVRLKHLVLPNYDEESIGSYRLTLDEGVLELETLCYLDSRVHDLKCVSGMKNLRTFSTKIYDNESLSANMDAIALMEKLLFCRVEIKKGCELGTNNGVLTLKKVITCPNLHELWIEVKLGKALAECGSDFISSKLISLVLSECEIEDDPMGILGKLPCLIYLHLWRKSFVGEEMTCPSNSFPRLKCLYLTQLSKLREWRVEAGAMPLLSELEIDDCSSLKMLPHGLSGLSTLRKLEIAGMAEMGKRVSASGEDFHKVSHVPSIIILD, from the exons ATGGCAGAAGCAGTGGTGTCGACTGCTCTAGAAACTCTGCGCGATTTGTTGTTGGAAGAGGCAAAGTTTTTATATGGTGTGGGCGATGAAGTGAAGGAGCTCGAGTTCCAGCTCAAAGAGATGAAGTGTCTCCTCAAAGATGCCGATAGAAGACGACATGAAAATGAAACCATTTTCAATTGGATCTCAGAGATCAAAGATCTTGTGTACAGAGCCGAAGCTGCCATTGAAAGACACGCAGCTTATCAAGTGACTTCAAGGAGAAAACGAGGCCTCAAACAGCTCCTCCGCAGATGTAGTTGTAGTTTGGAAGAATACAAGTCGATCCACCAATTAGGCTCGGAGATTTCACCAATCAAATCCCGACTTGAAAGGATAAACAAGGAAATGTTAGAAAGTGGCATAAAGAAGAGCATCATCAACAATACAGATGAAGGGGAAAGCTCGTCCGCCAACAACAGGGCAAGGAAGAGTTTCCCCGAATTCGAGATCGGAGACTGTTTTGTGGGGATGAAGGACGAgctcaagcagcttcttcatcTCCTAGTGGAAGACGAAAAGCATCGAGTTATTTCAGTGTGGGGAATGGGGGGATCAGGCAAGACCACCATTGCCAAAAAGCTCTACAACGAGACCAAGACCAAGTTTGATCTTTCCGCGTGGCTTTGCATTAGTCAGCAATGTCCAAGTTTTCAATCTGTTTGGAAGGATATTCTCAAGCAGCTAGAGCATCAAAACACGAAGGATGGGCCAAAAATAAGAGAGGACGTTGTTGCAAATCTGAGCGAGTGGGAGCTGAAGGAGCGACTATGCAAGATACAAAAAGAGAAGCGATGCCTCATTGTTTTTGACGATCTTTGGGAAACTTCTCATTGGGATGGCTTCAAGCATCCCTTCCTTGTCCAAGATTTGCAGAGCAAAATCTTGATCACCACGCGCGAACGGGAAGTCGCGGAGATTGGATGCCCTGTCATACTTGGGCTTCTTAAAGAGGAAGATGCTTTGGAACTACTCAAGAAGAAAGCATTTCCGCACACCAACATTCCAG AGTTTGCATTGGAAGAAAATGTTGAGAAAATTGGGAAAGAAATGGTGAAGAAATGTGGGTATTTGCCGTTGGGAATTTGTTTACTCGGTGGGGTCTTGAGAAAGACAAATTCGATGATGGAGTGGAAGTTAGTCAAAGAATTCATATATAGAGATGAAAAGGAGATTGATGGAGTGCTAAATTTAAGCTATGAAAGTCTACCCTATTATTTGAAGTCATGCTTTCTCTATATGGGTATATTTCAAGAGGATGAAGATATATATGCTCGCGATCTATATAGGATGTGGATAGCACAAGGCATGATTTCATATGAGAAAATTGGAGATAAGGACAAAACTTTGATGGAAATTGCAGAGTTCTACTTGGGTGAGTTGGCCTCCAGGTCCATCGTCCAAGTTGAAATTCTCGATGGTGTCGCACCTGGAAGAAGATATTTCAGCTGCAAACTTCATGATGTAGTAAGAGAACTGTGTTTGAAATTGGGGAGAAGTGAGGATTTTGGTGTGCAGAGTTTGGAGTATCAAAGTGGGAAAGCTTCCTCGCATAGGAAAATACGGCATTTGGCTATATATTTCAGGAAAGAAGTTCAAGTGGAACCTGACGAACTTACAGTCACTTGGGGAGAAGATAGTAGCGAACATTTAAGGTCTCTTCAAATGTTCAATCACATAGATTCGGGTGTTATTGTTGAGTTTCCCCCGCAAGGTATCGTTGATTTtcagaaattcaaattgctGAGAGATCTAGTTATGGTGGGATTCAAATTTGAAGGAAGAAAGTTATCGAAAGGAATCGCTAGTCTTGTTCACCTCAGACGTTTGCGTTTAGAAAGATGTGAATTTGATACGCTACCGCCGGCCATAAGGAATTTGGTATACATGTATACCCTTCAATTAACTGATTCGAGAAATGTTGGAGTTCCAAATGTTTTTAAGGAGATGGTACGTTTAAAGCACTTGGTTCTTCCCAATTATGATGAGGAAAGTATTGGAAGTTATCGATTGACATTGGACGAGGGAGTGCTTGAGTTGGAGACCCTGTGTTATTTGGATAGTAGAGTGCATGATTTAAAATGTGTGAGCGGAATGAAGAATCTGCGAACTTTCTCAACAAAAATATACGACAACGAAAGCTTGTCAGCCAACATGGACGCCATTGCTCTCATGGAAAAGTTACTGTTTTGTAGGGTTGAAATCAAGAAGGGTTGCGAGTTAGGAACAAATAATGGAGTGTTAACACTGAAGAAGGTAATCACATGTCCCAATCTTCATGAGTTGTGGATTGAAGTTAAGTTAGGGAAGGCGCTAGCAGAGTGCGGGAGTGACTTCATCAGTTCAAAACTTATAAGTTTGGTGCTGTCAGAATGTGAGATAGAGGATGATCCAATGGGGATACTGGGGAAGCTTCCTTGCTTGATATATTTGCATTTATGGAGGAAATCATTTGTGGGGGAGGAGATGACGTGTCCATCAAACAGTTTTCCTCGCCTCAAGTGCCTTTACCTAACACAGTTATCAAAGTTGAGGGAGTGGAGAGTGGAGGCAGGAGCCATGCCCCTTCTCTCTGAATTGGAGATCGATGATTGTTCCAGTCTGAAGATGCTTCCACATGGTTTGAGTGGCCTTTCTACTCTACGGAAACTGGAGATTGCTGGAATGGCGGAAATGGGGAAGAGGGTATCGGCATCAGGAGAGGATTTCCACAAAGTCAGCCATGTCCCTTCAATTATCATCCTTGACTAA
- the LOC130999711 gene encoding 6,7,8-trihydroxycoumarin synthase-like, whose protein sequence is MLLILSPSLISFTLTTTKSTLFHQSIKPKKSELEFPQIVAMAEAVVSMALETLRDLLKEEQITMILLFSITLPIILIFYLLHKTKTPPKTPHLPPGPPPLPLIGNLHHLAAAPNLHLYLHQLTKKYGPIIHMKLGPIPLLVVSSPKLAKEVLKNQDSTFCSRPKSLGQQKLSYNNSDIIFSPYNEYCKEMRKITTIHLLSPKKVQSFRPIREDEISRMISKIREASDENRAVNMSEMAISLGINLICKIAFGKECPRRFDELLEEVQAVAVAFYVSDYFPAFGWVDKLTGMIGRLDSAVKKMDSFYQELIDEHLDRKRVKEVEEEDGDVLDVLIQLKMQHKIPSIDFGWDNIKAILMDIFIAGAETSSSAIIWTMTALMKSPNNIKQKLQNEIRSLVGEKGKVDEDDLPKLPYLRAVVNESMRLYPPGPLLIPRETIERCTLEGYQIQPKTMVFVNAWAIARDPEYWENPDEFVPERFLNSVKGKDFEFLPFGAGRRICPGMAMGLLNVELTLANLLYSFDWGLPIGVQTDDVDTTPSPGLAMQKKTPLLVVPKNYMMFSSE, encoded by the exons ATGCTCCTTATCCTTTCTCCTTCACTAATTTCCTTCACTCTCACCACTACCAAATCAACACTGTTCCACCAATCAATTAAGCCAAAGAAATCTGAGCTTGAATTCCCTCAAATTGTTGCAATGGCAGAAGCAGTGGTATCGATGGCTCTAGAAACCTTGCGCGATTTGTTGAAAGAAGAACAAATCACAATGATACTCCTATTCTCAATAactctcccaataatcttgaTCTTTTATCTTCTCCACAAAACCAAAACCCCACCAAAAACCCCTCATCTCCCACCGGGCCCGCCGCCCCTGCCGTTGATCGGAAACCTCCACCACCTCGCCGCCGCCCCAAACCTTCACCTCTACCTCCACCAACTCACCAAAAAATATGGTCCCATTATCCACATGAAATTAGGTCCAATTCCTCTCCTAGTAGTTTCCTCACCAAAATTAGCCAAAGAAGTTTTGAAAAATCAAGATTCAACATTTTGCAGCCGACCAAAATCTTTAGGCCAACAAAAACTTTCCTACAACAACTCCGACATAATCTTCTCACCATACAATGAGTATTGCAAGGAGATGAGAAAAATCACAACCATTCATCTCCTAAGCCCTAAAAAAGTCCAATCCTTCCGCCCCATCCGCGAAGACGAGATCTCTCGTATGATCTCGAAGATTCGGGAAGCTTCCGATGAAAATCGAGCTGTGAATATGAGTGAAATGGCTATCTCACTCGGCATTAACTTGATATGCAAGATTGCCTTCGGCAAGGAATGTCCTAGAAGGTTCGATGAGCTTCTAGAAGAAGTTCAGGCCGTGGCCGTGGCTTTCTACGTGTCGGATTACTTTCCGGCCTTCGGCTGGGTGGATAAGCTCACCGGAATGATCGGAAGGCTCGATTCCGCGGTGAAGAAGATGGATTCGTTTTATCAGGAGCTCATCGACGAGCATCTTGATCGGAAAAGAGTGAAGGAGGTGGAGGAAGAGGATGGTGATGTTCTTGATGTGTTGATTCAGCTCAAAATGCAACACAAGATTCCTTCCATTGATTTTGGATGGGATAACATTAAAGCCATACTAATG GATATATTTATAGCTGGAGCAGAAACAAGTTCATCCGCAATTATTTGGACGATGACAGCTCTAATGAAATCACCCAACAATATTAAGCAGAAATTGCAAAATGAAATCAGAAGTTTAGTAGGAGAAAAGGGCAAAGTAGATGAAGATGATTTGCCTAAACTTCCATATCTAAGAGCAGTAGTAAATGAAAGCATGAGGTTGTATCCTCCTGGTCCACTGCTTATACCTAGAGAAACAATAGAGAGATGCACCCTAGAGGGCTACCAAATTCAACCAAAAACAATGGTTTTTGTGAACGCGTGGGCAATTGCAAGAGATCCCGAGTACTGGGAGAATCCAGATGAGTTCGTGCCTGAGAGGTTCTTGAACAGTGTAAAAGGGAAAGATTTTGAGTTTCTTCCGTTTGGAGCGGGGCGAAGAATTTGCCCCGGAATGGCTATGGGGCTTCTGAATGTGGAGCTCACACTTGCAAATCTACTTTATAGTTTCGACTGGGGATTGCCCATCGGAGTTCAGACAGACGACGTGGATACGACTCCTTCGCCTGGCCTCGCCATGCAGAAGAAAACTCCGCTTCTTGTTGTGCCTAAAAATTATATGATGTTTAGTTCGGAATAA
- the LOC130996995 gene encoding 6,7,8-trihydroxycoumarin synthase-like: MILLLSITLPIILLLYILYKTKHQAKTTLIVNRKPPLPLIGNLHQLAGAADPHIYLHQVSRKYGPIIHMKLGSTPLLVISSSKLAKQVLKIQDSSFCSRPKLLVQQKLSYNSSDLVFTPYNERWREMKKVTHIHLLNPKKVQSFRPLREEEISRMITKIRSSCSDNRAVNLSEATMAAASRLASAICFGKRYEEGGSETRRYGRIVRGFDALMTTFFVSDYFPALSWVDKISGKMRDADRMCKDMDSFYQELIDERLDSRARAEVEEEEKEKDMLSVLIKLIEDKSSSTHLTWDNIKALLMDMISASSETIPASTIWTMTALIKAPKVMKKLQNEIRSLVGEKGKVDEDDLPKLPYLKAVINETFRMYPPGPLLVPRESMETSILDGYEIAPKTRVYVNAYAVGRDPEYWKNPDEFIPERFFNSNIDFKGQDFGLIPFGSGRRMCPGMNIGHLSMELMVANLLYCFDWELPKGIHVEDVDTNPTHGPVVHKKNALLLVPKIYGF; the protein is encoded by the exons ATGATACTTCTACTCTCAATAactctcccaataatcttgCTCCTTTACATCCTCTATAAAACCAAACATCAGGCAAAAACCACTCTAATCGTTAATCGGAAACCTCCGCTGCCGTTAATCGGAAACCTCCACCAGCTCGCGGGGGCCGCGGACCCACACATCTACCTCCACCAGGTCTCAAGAAAATACGGCCCGATAATCCACATGAAACTAGGCTCCACTCCTCTCCTAGTAATCTCCTCATCAAAACTAGCCAAACAAGTGTTGAAAATTCAAGATTCATCATTTTGCAGTAGGCCCAAATTACTAGTGCAGCAGAAACTATCCTACAACAGCTCCGATTTAGTCTTCACACCATACAACGAGAGGTGGAGGGAGATGAAGAAGGTGACACACATTCACCTCTTAAACCCTAAAAAAGTTCAATCCTTTCGCCCCCTTCGCGAAGAGGAGATCTCTCGCATGATCACCAAGATTCGAAGCTCTTGCTCCGATAATCGAGCCGTGAATTTGAGCGAGGCGACCATGGCCGCCGCCAGCCGCTTGGCAAGTGCAATTTGTTTTGGGAAGAGGTACGAGGAGGGCGGATCGGAGACGAGGAGATATGGCCGAATTGTGAGAGGATTCGACGCGCTCATGACGACTTTCTTTGTTTCCGATTACTTTCCGGCGTTGAGTTGGGTGGATAAAATCAGTGGGAAAATGAGAGATGCTGATAGGATGTGCAAGGACATGGATTCTTTCTATCAAGAGCTCATCGACGAGCGCCTCGATTCGAGGGCGAGGGCGgaggtggaggaggaggagaaggagaaggataTGCTTAGTGTGTTGATAAAGCTTATAGAAGACAAGTCTTCTTCCACTCATCTCACTTGGGATAACATCAAAGCCCTTCTAATG GATATGATTTCAGCTTCATCAGAAACAATTCCAGCTTCAACTATTTGGACGATGACAGCTCTAATCAAAGCTCCCAAAGTTATGAAGAAACTGCAAAATGAAATCAGAAGTTTGGTAGGAGAAAAGGGCAAAGTAGATGAAGATGATTTGCCCAAACTTCCATATCTAAAAGCAGTAATAAATGAGACTTTTAGAATGTACCCTCCAGGACCATTACTCGTACCAAGAGAATCAATGGAGACAAGCATTCTAGATGGCTACGAAATCGCGCCCAAAACGAGGGTTTATGTTAACGCGTACGCTGTAGGGAGAGATCCCGAGTACTGGAAAAATCCGGATGAGTTTATTCCCGAGAGATTCTTCAATAGTAATATTGACTTCAAAGGGCAAGATTTCGGGCTCATTCCATTCGGGTCGGGGCGAAGAATGTGCCCCGGCATGAATATAGGACATTTGTCAATGGAGCTTATGGTTGCAAATTTGCTCTATTGTTTTGATTGGGAATTGCCTAAAGGAATTCATGTAGAAGATGTGGATACAAATCCAACGCATGGACCTGTTGTGCATAAGAAAAATGCCCTACTACTTGTGCCTAAAATTTATGGTTTTTAA
- the LOC130999712 gene encoding acyltransferase GLAUCE-like: MTSLSPIPSFDDLKITFQEYSLVSPSHEKTQPKSIFLSNIDQILDYNIPTAHFFKRNPDFPPQIVAEKLKIALRRVLVPYDFMAGRLELNPQTGRLEIDCNGAGAGFVVASSEISLDEMGDCLIHPNLGYRKLAVEKLENLAHDDKPLCVFQITSFKCGGFAIGMSTNHIILDGMGAKAFMENLASQAFDDEPLAVVPCNNRRLLSARSPPQVAFPHHEYLDLNLPTGEGSRPPVYDCNREELNFRIFKLNPTDITNLKVKAKSATNENTKISTFKVAAALMWRCHAFSGDLGHKKDEYSTVLTSINLRSRVNPQLPLSYSGNGVLPIGISATFEDLEKGPFSRLVELISNRINDMTYEYAKSAFDWLEVHRGVPHGDYLIASWLGLGFDQVGYPWGKSIYSCPIVNHRKDICWIFRDAVDDGVAAMVALPAEEMVRFEALFYEFLG, translated from the exons ATGACATCCCTCTCACCAATTCCATCATTCGATGATCTCAAGATCACATTTCAAGAATACTCCTTAGTATCTCCATCACATGAAAAGACTCAGCCAAAATCAATCTTCTTGTCTAACATTGACCAAATTCTTGATTACAACATCCCAACAGCCCATTTCTTCAAGAGAAATCCAGATTTCCCACCTCAAATTGTTGCTGAAAAGCTCAAAATCGCGCTGCGAAGAGTGCTGGTTCCATACGATTTCATGGCAGGGAGGCTGGAATTGAACCCCCAAACGGGGCGCCTAGAGATCGACTGcaacggggccggggccggatTCGTCGTGGCTTCGTCTGAAATTTCACTAGATGAGATGGGGGATTGTTTGATTCATCCAAATTTGGGATATCGGAAGCTTGCAGTTGAGAAGTTGGAGAATTTGGCCCATGATGATAAGCCTCTTTGTGTTTTTCAG ATCACATCATTCAAGTGTGGTGGATTTGCGATTGGCATGTCAACTAATCACATCATACTCGACGGCATGGGTGCCAAGGCATTCATGGAAAACCTAGCCTCGCAAGCTTTCGACGACGAGCCCTTGGCCGTCGTCCCTTGCAACAATCGCCGCCTCCTCTCCGCCAGATCTCCGCCTCAAGTGGCATTCCCCCACCACGAATACCTCGACCTCAACCTCCCAACCGGAGAAGGCTCTCGCCCGCCCGTGTATGATTGTAACCGAGAAGAAttaaattttcgaatttttaaatTGAACCCAACTGACATAACTAACCTAAAGGTCAAGGCCAAAAGTGCTACCAATGAAAATACAAAGATTAGCACCTTTAAGGTGGCGGCGGCGCTTATGTGGCGGTGCCACGCCTTTTCCGGTGACCTAGGGCATAAAAAGGATGAATATTCGACTGTATTGACTTCTATCAATTTAAGGTCGAGGGTAAATCCACAACTACCACTTTCATATAGTGGCAACGGAGTGCTGCCTATAGGGATTTCAGCCACATTCGAGGACCTCGAAAAAGGCCCTTTTTCAAGACTAGTGGAGCTGATCTCCAATAGAATTAACGATATGACTTATGAATATGCCAAATCAGCTTTTGACTGGCTCGAGGTGCACCGTGGGGTCCCCCACGGGGATTATCTCATTGCCTCgtggctagggttagggtttgacCAAGTCGGGTACCCGTGGGGAAAATCGATTTATAGCTGCCCCATCGTGAACCATCGGAaggatatatgttggatttttCGTGATGCAGTTGATGACGGAGTTGCCGCCATGGTGGCGTTGCCGGCGGAAGAGATGGTACGATTTGAGGCACTCTTTTATGAATTTCTTGGAtga